From Desulfovibrio intestinalis, one genomic window encodes:
- a CDS encoding type II toxin-antitoxin system RelE/ParE family toxin, whose product MQSRAVRWLTLALEDLHDIATYLAGKDLEAGKQVAQCLWNAGQSLASLSSRGRAGRVAGTRELVLTDFPYFIAYRVVKSEVQLLRVLHTARRYPQ is encoded by the coding sequence ATGCAAAGTAGGGCTGTGCGCTGGCTCACCCTGGCTCTTGAAGATTTGCATGACATTGCGACATATCTGGCTGGAAAGGACTTGGAGGCAGGGAAACAAGTAGCCCAATGCCTATGGAATGCGGGACAAAGTCTCGCCTCACTATCTTCGCGGGGAAGAGCTGGCAGAGTCGCAGGGACTCGTGAGCTTGTATTGACAGATTTTCCGTATTTTATTGCATACCGGGTTGTTAAATCCGAAGTTCAGCTTCTTCGTGTTCTGCATACCGCGCGGCGGTATCCGCAATAG
- a CDS encoding CopG family ribbon-helix-helix protein, with protein sequence MSTVTARLDTDTQAQLEKLAAATSRSRSWLVAEAVRQYVAEQSWQVEAIQEGIRQADEGKFASDHQVTEAFARWGVHAK encoded by the coding sequence ATGTCTACAGTCACAGCACGATTGGATACGGATACGCAGGCGCAGCTTGAAAAGCTTGCCGCTGCTACCTCGCGTTCTCGTTCATGGTTGGTGGCAGAGGCGGTGAGGCAATATGTGGCTGAACAGTCCTGGCAGGTTGAAGCTATTCAGGAAGGAATTCGTCAGGCAGATGAGGGGAAATTTGCTTCTGACCATCAGGTGACGGAAGCCTTTGCTCGTTGGGGCGTCCATGCAAAGTAG